CATACTCTAAATAAGCCTACCTCGTTCTACGTGCCAATGGAGCTATATGgaaagaggacttgaatgcaAAATATTCCCCTGTAAAGTATGGGGCTGAGATCTCACAGAGGCAGCTCAAAAACCAAGCAAATCAAGTAACAGTCATTCACTGCCATGGACACCAAAAGGGAATCTCCCAAATTATCAAAGGGAACAATAGGGCAGATGGAGAAGCAGAGAAAGTCCTGATACAACAAATGACAATCCCATCCCTTACCCCTTACAACATGCCCAGGTACTACTGAGGAAACCTGGGCGCAAGAAAAAGGGTGAACTAAGGGAACAGAAGGCTGGTGATGCATCAAAAATTGCTTTTTCTGACGAATGGAAAATCAAAGGGCTACGTGATTTTTCTCCATCTGGGGAAGGATACTGTGTACAGTGGTTTTCTGGCTTTTCACGAGAAAATGACTCCCAGATGTTAAAGGGTTACTTGAGCCTGTGCCCTGTGCCACCCATAAATAAGGAGGGCATCTCAAACCCCGCCCCCCTTTTGTTAGCCCAGTCCAGCAACGTGGGCCTTAGCCAGGAGAGGACTGCCAAATGGATTTCACTCAGATGGCCTCTTTCCAGGGCTTCAAATATTAGTCTTTGTGGCTAGTTTTACTGGATGGGTGGAGGCCTTTCCCACTAGGAGAGAAAAGGCAACTGAAGTGGCTAGAGCACTTCTGAAGGAAATTATCCCTAGGTTTGGGTTGCCCTGACACCTCCAGATTGACAGTGGACCCTCAATTCATAGCAAAGGTTACCCAAAAGACCCTAGGAAATAGATACTACCTTTATTTGTCCTGCAGACCTCAGTCCTCAGGAAAGGTGGAACAGACCAGTCATACCCTAAAGAAAACCTTGGGTAAGCTCTTAGCAGGAAATATCAGAACCTGGTAATAGCAGGTGGTGCCACCTGCTGCCAGCGGGGCAGCCCCTAAAATAACTAGGTTGAGCCCCTTTGAAATGACATGGTAGGCTATTCCTCACCCTGGACATGGTAACCAGCTGAGAAAGCTAGGCACACCTTAAATACATTATTAACCTGGGCCAGGTCGGAAGGGGGCTATTCAAGAATGGAAACAGTTCAGCTCTCCCCAGGTAACAGCCCCAGTTACTCCAGTGTAAACCCTGGGTACTGGGTGCTCTTAAAGACCTGGAAAAATGAGTCCCCTGGTGACCAGCTACTCCCAAAGCAAAACAGTCTTTTATCAAGTTTTGGTAAGCACCCCTACAATGGTTAAACTTAATGGAGTCACTAGTTGGGTTCATCTACCCAGAATTAAACCTGTTTCCACTGATCTGTTACAGGAACCTGAAGACCCACATCCCAGCTATTCCTGTGAACCTGCTTAAGACCTCAAATACCTCTTCAAGAAGGTGATCCCCAAGCCAGTGACAACTGCATTGATAAGTAAACTCTCACTTTGACATTAATTTATTTCGGGCTCTCTGGGTAACAAAAGCAAGATAAGTGACGGTAGGCTGGGAGCCCGTATTTGTTACTGGGCTCTTGTTTACTGCAGGATTTCTTTCAACACTACTTGCATTCCGGTTGCTTCCTAAATTAGAACTCTGATGTCATTATGAAGTTATTAGTCACCCCAACTTTTCTCCCCCTCCTTTGGGGATTCATGTCAGGGGAGTGAGGATCCAACGCAATAGTAAATCTCAAGAATTATTGTTCAGGGAGAGAATCTGTCTCAGTGCTGGGTTCTAACATCCCAATCCTCAAAGCGACGCCTATAAGCTTAAAGAACTAAGCTACACATCCAGTAATGATGACCTTGAACTTACTCTGGCTGAAGGTCCTGCAACCCCTGCTCCCCTCAGTCCACATCCAGCCCTTAGCACAGCTTCCATGCCTGGACCTGACCCCTCTCGTTAGTGCATCCAGCACACAAAGCTCCCCCCATCAAAGCATATTTGTCTTCTACTCTGTCATGAAGGTAACTCATCTTGCTGCCCATGCCAGAAGCCTGGACTAAATTCTGCAATGCACCAGCAGTTGACATCACCGCCATTACCCCTAATTTTAATTGCAAAGATCAAACAGTTAACGCCACCCATTGGTTCCTCCAAGATCAGCTGGCTGGTGGGATGTGTCTCCTGGACAGGCCTGGCGCCAAGCGTCTAACACATATCTTCCCTGCGTGTAGTACATGTTTTTTGCCTCTCCCAAAGCCTTCGAAAAGACTCATACACCCTTATTCAGTGGTGGGATCCTTTCTTCCAACTGTACTGGAACCCCCCCCTTGGGCAGACTCTACTGAAGTGGTTTAATTCCACAACAGTATGTCAGGCATGTGCCCCTCCCAGACATCTATTCCTTTGTGGTCCAGGTGCAAACTGACTGTCCTCTTCAAAAAACCCCaattcctctttccctttcctgggattAGCTGTGGCCTTTCCTTGTATAGACAGTGCTCTGTTTACAGGACAATGTAACACTAGGCCAACTGAGTAACCAAACAAACCCAGGTATTGCCATCTATAACATCACCCACCTCTGGGGCAAAAGGGCAATTGGTCTCCTTTCGGCAGAAAATGGAGCTGCCATTGGTTTGGTGGCCCCTTGGGGAAGCTTTGTTTATCGTGAAGTGGTCCTCCACAATCTTTCAGATGCCCTGTCCTGAGTGAATCCACAGGGAATGCACTCACCAGACTCTCATTGTCTCTAAGTTCCTTGGCTAGTAAAGTGATGGCTAATAGACTGGCCTTAGACTTCCTCCTAGCCAAACAAGGAGGAGTATGTGCAGTTATCAAGACATGTTGCACCTACCTCAATAACTCTGGGCTAGTAGAAGAGGACGTCAAGAAAATGTGACCACGCCAAATGGCTTCATTCCTTCAGACAGGGTAACCCAAGCGCTGACCTAGACTGCAATTAAGGAGATGTTACCAAGTGAGACCTGGTTCTTGCCCCTTGCTTGGACCTCTAGTTGCCATAATCCTTTTACTGAACTTTGGCCCCTGCCTTTTTAATCTGCTTGTTAAGTTTGCTTCCAGGTTGCAACAGTTCCACATCAAGATGATGGTGATGTAGGGATTCCAGCCATTCCCTGAATAGATCATACTGGAATAGCAGAAGTCACCCTGGGGCCCCTGGACAAAACAGGGCAAGAGTTCCGTGGCCCCAATTAGGTAGGGTCCATGAGCCCAGTGCCAGCCTGAAGAAGCTACAGAAGACAGACCTCCGCCCCTCATCCTCCCAATAAAGAGTTCTTGGGGTCCTCGTCACTTGGGAGATTTGAGGTAAGAGATAGGTGGCTGAGCAGCTGCAACCATTTCTCCTGCTGACACTTCAAGATAAGGTAGTAGCAGGAGCTTCAGGCCCTGACTGGGTGGAAGACAAAAGTAACTGCAGTTTCCTCATTCTTGTGGGTCAAGGGGATTTTCCAGCCCAACACATCTGTTTCACAGTCTTGGTCTCTTCTGGATTCTTGGTCTCGTTGGATTCTGTTCTCAAAGACATCTGTAAGTCTCTGAAGTGCTTAGCAATAAAGCAAAGGTGGTGAGTTGATTGGAGCACACGTGTCTTTATTTTCATGCCTGTTTGCACCCCAGAGGACTCCATGGGATGACTGGGTCATCTCTGGGCAGTCTCGGTTAGGGGCAGAGCATGAAAATGGAAGTTCGCGCCAGTGACTTTCCACCTATTTGGACAGCCTTCTCTGTTTTTACCTGTAAGGATAGGTTTTCTTTTGTGCCTTTGCCTTGGGGTGGGTGGTGAACTCTTAATTCCTGTAATTCCTCACTAACAGTCCCTGAGCATTGCTTTTTTTCAATGGACAAGGTAGGCATTCCAGAAAACACAACTTTATTCACTAGGACTGGAAACAAAAATTCTCAATCAAAACATTTCAAGATTTTAGTACAAGGTGGAGTGCCCTACCCACCCCCCTGGCTTGACCTTGCCAAGCCCAGGCCCTGTATCAGCCTGCTGAGTTGGTGCCCTAGTCAGCAGGCGAGGGCTGGCAGTCCTGGTTTGCCTGACATTTCTGTGGCTTCCCACATGCTATTCACTGCATTACAAAGCCACAGCCTTGGCATCCTCCAGGGTAACATGAAAGACCCTGTTGATGTTTGAACCAGGGCCTCCTGGTGGGTGGGCTGGTAGCAGGCAGCTCTGGTCCTTGATATGATTTGTGGTGAAGCCCTCTGCCCCAGGTGTGGGCAGGAATCCTGCCTGGGCAGGATGTGCAGCTGCAGACATGGCTTTCTAGGTGTTCAGGCACTGTACACGGGGCACGGGCACCGTGGTCCGGAGGACCAGGTGCCTGGCAGTCTATACGTTGTTGGGTAGCCCTCCTGTGAAGAAGTTGGTTGCTCTTCTGTGAAGGCCTTGGGGGCACAGCCCTCAGCAGCAGGTGAAGGAGGGCTGCGGACCCTCTGGCTTCCTGAAGCCTGTTTGTTGGGGCTGAGGCTCTGGATGGCTGCCCAGACGAGGGAAGGGCAAGGCTCAGCCTGGGATTCCTAGAAACAGACACCCTGGGACTGGCTGCTGGGTGGTGAAGTCAGGGGTGTGTAGACTCTATCCAGTCTTCCAGGAGAACACCCTGGTGGCCATCCCCAGCCAGGTTCAGGGTTTGCAGCAGGAGGCCCCCCGGCCCTCCCTCTTGATATAGTCGTGCAGCTGAAAGCGAGGCTCACTGGGAGCTTTCATGCAGCGCTGCTTCAACTCCCTGTGGGGCAGGGATGACCATGGAATAGGGTGGCCAGTACCCCCAACAAGGGGATTCAGACGCTGGGTCTGGGGGTCTTCCTGATAACTGCCAGGACTTACTTTGCTATGGCCATGAAAGCCAAGTCCACATTGAGGCCCATCTTGGCGCTGGTCTCCATGAACGGCAGCCCGTACTCCTGCAAACAGCCGTTGGCAACCTGGTGGGGACAGCTCAGGCCCTGCAGCCCCAGGGGCACTCTGGCTGCCCACCCAACCGCAGCTCACCTTGGCCAGCTTCTCCCCATCCTCCCTTTTCACCACACGCTCCTGGGCAGAGTCCACCTGGCACAGCAGTCTTGGTGAGAGTTAGCCCCAGCTCACTCCCCTACCTCCCTCCACCCTCTGTAGAGCCAGGGTAGATGAGACAGGCTGGGGTGCCCACCTTGTTCCCCAGCAGCATAAGTACCACGTCATGCTGGGCGTACTCCTGGATCTCTGTCAGCCAGGCCTGTGGGGGGAGAGCTGAGGACAGGCTGGAGGCTGGAGCTCCTGGCACCCCTTGCCCCCCTCCAGGACACACCCCACAGAGTGCCTGTCAGTGTCTGGCTAACAGGAGGGCCCCTGAACTAGTGCTCCCCATGTGCTGTGCAGGGGCGATCCAACAGGTACCTTATCTAAGGAGTTGGGCTGGTGGACTAGAAGGTCACCCCAGCCCCCTTCAGCTCATTCTCAACCTGAACCACTGTACTTAGGCCATTAGGAGCCCAGAGGGGCAGTCTTTTCCTCTCCACACTGTCAGTAGGGACCTCAACTCTCTGGGATCCTGATGCCATCTGTGCCTGAGGGAGGCTGGGGATGGGGTCAGGCCCCATCTCGGCCTGTCTCCACCACCAGGAAGGAAGCCACTGACCTGGATGCTGTTGAAGGAGGCCTTGTTGGTGACGTCATAGAGCAGCAGCAGTGCTGGGGGCAGAGGGCCAGTGAGGACACCTGCAGAGCCCACAGCGGCTCCCCATCACCCTCACCCTCATGCATCGCACCCTTCACACTTCTGCCCACTCACACCCAGGGTGCTCTACTCCAAGCAGAAGCCTCGGGAGTGTGGCCCCGACTCCCTGGAGCTAGGGTACGGTGCCCATGAGCTCACCATGAGCGTCTCGGTAGTAGGCATGGGTGACACTGCGGAACCTTTCCTGGCCAGCCGTGTCCCAGATCTGCAGCAAGGGCATAGTGTAGCTGTCAGGGCTGCCCAGTCCTTCCCAGGTGCCCCCTGCcctcaattccccctcccccagtcaccTCTCACCTGCAGCTTCACCTTCATGCCATCCACATCCAGAACTTTGTTCTGAAACACAACCAGCCAGCTCCAAGGAGGGCCCAGGGCCGAGTGCACCATCTTAGGCAGCAGCTAGACCGGTGCCACCCTCcggtgggggatgggggggaagggggtggataGGGTGGGGGAGGCAGGCGGTGCCAGGCCAGGACTGAGCCTGGGACTGAGGGGACCCCGGTGTGTCCCTAATTCATTATCCCTGGCCCCAGCTGGCTCTGCCTCCAGGGCCCACCTGGTTCTTGACTACCTCACTGCCCTCTACCTACAGGTAACGCTTCCCCTTGAATCCAAGTCCTGGTGTCCACCCAGCCCTCCCCCATACCTCCTACATCTCCTGCTGCTGAGCCCCTCCTGGTGACCTGTGCACAGAGGGTGTTCAGGCCGCCCCTGCTTAGCTGGCTGTCCTGATGGACTGGAAGGTTGCCGCCCTCCATGGCCAGCTGTGTCCATTCTGGGCCGGGTGGTTCTTCCTCTGCCCCTCCTGGAGGCCTGACACACAGCCCCACCAGCTCCCCTGCCCTGCAGGGCCCCCGGTCGCCACCCACCCCAGTCACTCACTGAGTCCTgcacccagcccctcccctctcctttacCGCAGCTGCCCTCCTCTGCCTGGTGCCCAGCCCCGGTGGGTGGCTTCCCTGAGCCTACTTGCTGGTTCAGCTTCGCACTGCACGCCTGCCCCCTGCACTCTGCTCCTACGTCTCAAGGCCCTGCTCCAGCCCCCTCTCCCAGGCCACCAGCACTTCTCACAGCTCTGCACACACTGCTCCTTTTGCTTAGAGCCACTTGCACGACTTAATTTGAAGTCGTGTGACCCCAGGCTCATTACTaacactgtgcctcagtttccccatccacaAATGGGGGTAGCCAGGGTGCTCATCACTTGGCTGCCCCGATTACTTTATGAGCTACTGTATGCAAAGCACTGAGAAACGAGTCTGGCCTGGTAGGAGCTAAAGTGTTTGTTGTAATTTGAAAGCCTCTCTTCCTGCTCCGACGGCAGCTGCCTGAGGATAGGGCCCCATGCAGAGCCCAGAACTTGGCCTGGTACACAGTGGGTGCTCATTATGTGCTTGCTTGCTGGCTGATGATGCTCCCTAGCCAGGCCCTCCCAGTTCAGGACTAGGGCAGGGAGTGGCTCAACCCCGGTTCCTATCTGCTGGGGTGGGGACTGGAGCTGCTAACCACCAGCTGAGGCCCCAGGCAGCGGAAACAGCACCACCTCCCTCTTCACCCAGCGCCTGCTGTCAGGGTGCTTCTGGGTCTCCAGGGAACTGGGTGCAGCCATCTGTCCCGctgcagggaggctggggaggacaTCCCGCCTTCCCTGGCACCCTGAACAGGGGTGTGAACCACACagcctcaccacctgccccagagCCAAGAGGGAGGTGAGAAGGGGGGAGGTGAGGCCAGAACAGGCAGAGGACTGGGCCTAAACCTCCCCCTTCTGTCACCTCAACCCTTACTTCATCCCAGAGGACCTGAGGGGCTCTGCCCCCAAAGATAGGGTAGAGAATGGCTCCCCAGACTGGACGGAGCCTCCCATTCCCAGTCCCCAGAAGGAGCCTCCCTGCCAGCCTTCTGCTGACTGGGTCTAATGAAAGggtgagaaaaatgcaaatttgggATTTGCTGAGAACACATCACCTCAGCACGTGGAATTTAGACTGATGCCTGAGCTCTGCATGCCTAAGGCTGTGGCCCCCATCATTCCCCTGTGACCCCACAGGCTGCTTGGGGTGCTGGAGGGCACTTGGGGAGCCAAGAGTCGAGGGACATACCCCAGAAGGACCCCAGGACATAGCCCTCTAGCAGGGGGTGAGGTGGTGAGGGCGCTCCGCCAGGGAAAGCATCCAGGTGGGAGCATTTCCCATAAGCCTCCTCACCCAAGGGCAGGGACTTCTCCCTGGTTCTGAGACTGGGTGTGTGCTTCAATGCCTCAGCCATCTGTCTGGTATGGCCTGGGCAGGCCACCTGGCACTTCAGGGCCCCTCTGTACAGTGGGGCAGCGATGCTGGCCTCCTGAGTGGACACGGGTCTTGAGTTCCCATGGGGACACCAGCATCCACCGCCCCCAGTGCACAAGATACAGCCCCCAGGGTCGTGCCAGCCCCAGGCACAGGGGTACCATCTCTGCTTCGATTGTATACAGCCACCACCTCTCTCCAGGACCTTGAGATGTCGGGAGGCAGGCAGCTTGGTGGTTAAGGCATCTCACCTCAACCACCTTGACCGTGGGAGCCAGGTGGTCCAGCCAGGAGCTCCACCTCATGAGCCTGTCGGTGCCACAGGGATAATGGAGAACCGGAGAACCAGCTGCCCAGGGGTGTTTCGAGCAGCTATTAGCTGGTGTTGGGGGCCCAGGGCATCGGCTGGGCCCAGTCAGTGCTCGGGACATCAGCCTCCACTCTTACCCTGAAGTCGATGCCCACAGTGGAGATGAAGGTCCCTGCCAGGAAAGCACCATCCTTAAAGCGCACGAGTAAACAGGTCTTCCCCACGCCCGAGTCTCCCACCAGCATGACCTGGGGCACAAAGAAAGAGCAGAGGGGACCTGGGTGCTGGCCCACCCGGAGGGGTGTCTGGTCTTCTCTGAGCTGGCCTGGTCAGATGGGCTGTGGGTGAGGGTCAGGAGTGGAGGGAGGTATCCTAAGTCTGCAGGTtcagcagggcctgggggagaCACAGAGCCTGGACTTCCATCTTCCACCTCTAGAAGGTTCTGTCCCCTCTCCTGAACATTGGCCTGTCTCCATCAGTGGGGAGTGGGAGTAGCTGCCTTCATCCAGGGGCTGCTACCTGGACACCATGCTTGGTCTGGAAGGGGAGCATTTGGGGCTTAGTGGGGAGCAGAACCTGAGGGTTGACCGCTGGGAGGCCTGGGTGGGGGGCCTCTGTGCCAGGGGGCTTCTTCCAATCCCAGCAAGGCTCTAGAGGAATTTGCCAAGTGAAGGTCAGATTTTGACATGAGGAGAGGCTCAGACCACGTCTGTGGACAGGGAGGGGCAGTcaggcctccctctcctcccctcccccagcctgttgCCAAAGGCTCCAAAACCCAAAGATGGGCctgccacccccgcccccacaaTTCACAAGCTTCTGCCTTGGCCTGAAGGAGGCCCCAGCATTCCCCACCAAACTGGCAAACCTCTTCTTAGTCTCGCCTCCTAAAGAGAAGCGATCAAAAGACCCTGGGGGTGAGAGAAGGCAGCATGTGGGAAATGATGGGCGTGGGTGGGGGCAGAAGCATAAGGGAACAGGGAGAGGACACCTGCCAGGCTCTTACTTCCGCAGGACCCCTTGTCCGGCCATGCCAGctaggtggggagggggagggggcaggccctGTCATATATTGGGTATCCCAAACCCGGGTTtgacagctgtgtgtgtgtgtgtgtgtgtgtgtgtgtgtgtgtgtgtgtgtgtgtgatgcaccGCGCCAGCCATGCCAACTGCAGCTGCGGGGTGCCGCTCGAGCCAGCTCCTCGCCAAAGGTCTGCAGGGCCCTGCACCCTTTCCCCGGACCCTCCCCACTCGGCTCCGACCGGACGCCACCTGCTGCGCTCGCATGGGGCTGGGGGTGCCCGGCTCACCTTGAAGGCGACGTCGTAGAagtcgccgccgccgccaagCGAAGACCGGCCGGGCTGCGGGGGCCTGTTGGGAGGTGCCTCGGGGCCAGGGCGCGCAGTCCCGGGGCGCACGGGCTGGGACCCGTGGGTGGCGGGCAGTGCGGAGGTAGCGGGCGCCCTACCCCCCTTGCTCTTGGGGGTCTTTTTCCTGGACATGGCAGGCGGGCTGGCGGGCGCTCAGTACGCTCCCGCTGCAGCCGCCGCGCCCCGGGACACCCTGCTCCCCGCGCCCTCGGAGCCAGACCCAGACCCTAAGCCGAAACTGTCCCGCGGCGTCTGCAACTACCTCCCCGGCGCCCAGCTCCGcgctgccccgcccccgccgcccccgccgccccgcAGCCCCGCAGCCACTCAGGCCCGGCCTCCCGCCGCCGCTACCAATGGCCGCTCTCGGGCGGGGCCATGCAAATGAATGGCCTCCCCGGGGGCGGGGTCAGGAGGTCCGGGCCCTGCCCTGGGTGCTCGGGGTCCGAGCGCCTCTGTCCATTGGGGGCAGCTATCTCCCTGCCCTAGAGCCAGCGACGCCCTTCCATATCTGCATCGGGCCTGGGTGCGGGTTGGGGGcggtgggtgagggagggagtACCCAGCGTCCTGTCGTTCCTCTGCTGGCTGTGCACCACCCCGCCCGGCTCTGCCCCTTGCCCAGTGGCCCCCACTGGACTGCCTCCGGGCCTGGGACAAGGAGAGTGCCGTGAGATGGGGGCACTGAGGCAGTGGACCTGCGTGGGATAGGCACCCTGGGATTCTGTCCCTTCTCCGCCGGAGATGCCACCTAGCCTGCTGCGGCACCGACCCCCTCCCTTCCAGGGCAGGAAGGTCCAGGAAGCTCCAACACTCGGGCCTGGCAAACAAACCCGGGTGCGCCCGCCGCTCGGGGCTCAGCTGACAGCTGGTTATCAGAGACAGGACATAGCGGCCAGGCTGAGCGGCAGGGCTGAGCCGGCAGGGCGCTCTACCCTGCAGCTTCTGCCTGCTGGGCTGAAGCTTCAGGATCCTTGGGGAAAGGGAAGTCACTGTCACAGCCAGAAGCAGGCCCTCTGAGAGTCCCCTCCCCTGGGGTTCTGCCCTCAGGGATCTGGGAGGTGAAAGAGGTGGGAGGCCCCTCTGCCAGGCTGTGGCTGTCTCCTTGGCTTTCCAGTGCTTTCAAGTGCAGATAATCCAAACCCTATGCTGGTCCCTGGCAGACTCCTCTCCAGGACCTGGCACCTGCTCCCCTCCTGGACTTCCTGGGGCTCTGTCCCAGGACTTCCACCCATCCAAGATGCTCTGGGTTTTGAGAGTGAGGCTGAGGTGGTCATGGAATCCTGGGAGTGGTGAGCAGACATGCCCCTCTCCCAGGGCTTGGGGGCAGCAGGTGCAGACGAAGGGCAGCCCTCCTGCTCTGTCCTCCTCCGTCCTGAGACATGACAGCTGTTACTGGGAGCCTGGGCCCTTCAGAGGCCTGAGCCCTCTCAGCTGGCAGTGCCCAGAGTCCAAATAATTATAATGGGCAGAAGCTGTCTCTAGGGCTCAGAGGTCTGGGAAAACACAGATGGAAGGATGCCGCCCAACAAAGCAATTCCTCGAAAGGGCCTGGCAGGGCCCTGCATGGGAGAGGCTTTGGAAAGCTGCCCTTCACCGAGCGCCATCGTGTGCCAGGTGCATGTCATCTTTAGAACTATCCTGTGAGGTGGGTGCTGCTCTGATCCCCAGTGttcagatgggaaactgaggcccagagaggggaagggagatgtCCAAGGTCACCaggcaggaagtggcagagccgggaTTTCTACGTGGGAACTCTGGCTCCAGAGAGCATAAACTGTTCCCGGCAGGGTTTGCCCAGAGGTTCCCTGGAGACGGAGACCTATCCCTCAGGGCTCTGTCAGAGCTGGGGACCAACCTGAGGAAGCCCTCTGAGAGTCCCCTGGCGTCCTTTTCTGTCTCGCTCCTCTGGCTCCTCACTTCTTCCAGGCCAGATGCGGTTAGTGAAGCCTGCAGTGGGGGTGTTGGGTtcccactgctggggccctggggactCCAGGTGTCTCACTCCCAGGAGGCCAACATCAGGGAGGTTGGCCCAGGGTCTCAGGTAGGGGATGCCCACTGGCCCTAGCATCCTAGGCAGTGGGCTCCCTACATCCTCCTGCCAGCTGCTGCCAGAGCATGGCCAGGGCATGGGAACCACAGAGGAGTTTGGGTGCCCTAGGGGTGGGGCGTCCTGAGTTGGGGAGTGGGCTGCTGATAGGGTaaccaggaagagagaaggaggcaGGCATTCCAGAGAGAGTGGGAAGCTAGGAGGGGAGAGAAGCTGAGAGCAGAGGAGAAAGACTTGACCTTGCAACCTTTAAAATTAGGAGAGTATATAAAAATCCAGGTCTCTCATTTCTCTTGAAAAGAGGGAATTCTTGGTCCCTGCCTCGCAGCACCGCTTCTTGCCTTTCTT
This portion of the Pseudorca crassidens isolate mPseCra1 chromosome 15, mPseCra1.hap1, whole genome shotgun sequence genome encodes:
- the RAB26 gene encoding ras-related protein Rab-26 isoform X5; protein product: MSRKKTPKSKGGRAPATSALPATHGSQPVRPGTARPGPEAPPNRPPQPGRSSLGGGGDFYDVAFKVMLVGDSGVGKTCLLVRFKDGAFLAGTFISTVGIDFRNKVLDVDGMKVKLQIWDTAGQERFRSVTHAYYRDAHGVLTGPLPPALLLLYDVTNKASFNSIQAWLTEIQEYAQHDVVLMLLGNKVDSAQERVVKREDGEKLAKVSCGWVGSQSAPGAAGPELSPPGCQRLFAGVRAAVHGDQRQDGPQCGLGFHGHSKVSPGSYQEDPQTQRLNPLVGGTGHPIPWSSLPHRELKQRCMKAPSEPRFQLHDYIKREGRGASCCKP
- the RAB26 gene encoding ras-related protein Rab-26 isoform X6, whose protein sequence is MSRKKTPKSKGGRAPATSALPATHGSQPVRPGTARPGPEAPPNRPPQPGRSSLGGGGDFYDVAFKVMLVGDSGVGKTCLLVRFKDGAFLAGTFISTVGIDFRNKVLDVDGMKVKLQIWDTAGQERFRSVTHAYYRDAHGVLTGPLPPALLLLYDVTNKASFNSIQAWLTEIQEYAQHDVVLMLLGNKVDSAQERVVKREDGEKLAKVSCGWVGSQSAPGAAGPELSPPGCQRLFAGVRAAVHGDQRQDGPQCGLGFHGHSKGVEAALHESSQ